The proteins below come from a single Acidobacteriota bacterium genomic window:
- a CDS encoding HEAT repeat domain-containing protein, with protein sequence MSRRKYRSGRGFRPGAIGFGVICLGLALLPAFPDEAGGKSGIAGMLSQLESRDSYERHRAVVGLGKSGDPAAVEPLIRLLGDSDYFVRAFAASALADLGDAEAVDSLIRALGDESDRVRRSAAEALGRLRDPKALDPLAALLGDSDIFVRRTAAMALGDLGHPDAAGPLTEALGDRDSYVRNGAALALRNLGSGAVPALVEALRDWRAGPAAAEALADLGWEPVTPGERVRYNVAVRDRDAVLQNREETLAVLRADARDGSRRQLEWAVCALVGIGDEAAIGELEGILQARGDPGIARVLVESGNARLASVARSWAEAEGVEIPVSGEGAAVRWGGM encoded by the coding sequence CCGGATGAAGCCGGCGGGAAATCGGGGATCGCGGGGATGCTCTCGCAGCTCGAGAGCAGGGATTCCTACGAGAGGCACCGGGCGGTGGTCGGCCTGGGAAAATCGGGGGACCCGGCGGCGGTCGAGCCCCTCATCCGGCTGCTCGGCGATTCCGACTACTTCGTGCGCGCCTTTGCCGCGAGCGCCCTGGCGGACCTGGGAGACGCGGAAGCGGTCGACAGCCTGATCCGGGCGCTCGGGGACGAGAGCGACCGGGTGCGGCGCTCCGCCGCCGAGGCCCTGGGGCGGTTGCGGGATCCGAAGGCCCTGGACCCGCTCGCCGCCCTGCTCGGGGATTCCGACATCTTCGTGCGCCGCACCGCGGCCATGGCGCTGGGAGACCTGGGGCACCCGGATGCGGCCGGGCCCCTGACGGAGGCGCTCGGCGACCGGGACAGCTACGTGCGGAACGGCGCGGCGCTCGCGCTCCGGAACCTGGGAAGCGGGGCGGTCCCGGCGCTGGTCGAGGCGCTCCGGGACTGGAGGGCCGGCCCGGCGGCCGCGGAGGCGCTCGCGGACCTCGGCTGGGAGCCGGTTACGCCCGGGGAGAGGGTGCGCTACAATGTCGCGGTGAGGGACCGGGACGCCGTGCTTCAGAACCGGGAGGAAACCCTGGCCGTCCTCCGCGCCGATGCGCGGGACGGGAGCCGCCGGCAGCTCGAGTGGGCCGTCTGCGCCCTGGTCGGGATCGGGGATGAAGCCGCCATCGGCGAACTCGAGGGCATTCTCCAGGCCAGGGGCGATCCCGGGATCGCGCGGGTGCTCGTGGAGAGCGGGAACGCGCGCCTGGCCTCGGTCGCCCGCAGCTGGGCCGAAGCCGAGGGGGTCGAGATCCCGGTTTCCGGGGAGGGGGCCGCCGTCCGGTGGGGGGGCATGTAG